One window of Mangrovibacterium diazotrophicum genomic DNA carries:
- a CDS encoding C1 family peptidase, with protein sequence MRQSLAFVAACMFAVNLSAQNKDTAKIDVYPKGKGFYYETILKDISHVNDSLEAEAPATRLTMDQSGYDLPNKVSLYKREWANPVISQGNTGTCWDFSTLSMYESEIFRMTGKKVKLSEMFVAYNEYLAKAKRFIEERGNSLFDEGSEGNAVARIALACGLMPETEYTGLINGRKYHDHSKMMEEMSAYLNSLKTSNAWNEKTALETIASIMNHYMGVPPTSFVVDGKEYTPMSYMKDYLKLDPNDFVEILSYKQKPYWQKVEYTVPDNWWHNADYYNVPLDVYMDIVKKAIREGYTMSIGGDVSEAGFARDTQCAMVPDFDIPSAYINDDSRAFRFDNETTTDDHGMHLVGYLENYNKDGKDWYLIKDSSSGSRNNDPSAAEFGYYFFSEDYVKLKMMGFTIHKDAVKDILKKFK encoded by the coding sequence ATGAGACAATCACTGGCATTTGTTGCTGCGTGCATGTTTGCTGTCAATTTATCGGCCCAAAACAAAGACACAGCCAAAATTGACGTTTACCCCAAAGGCAAAGGTTTCTATTACGAAACAATTCTGAAAGACATTAGTCATGTTAACGATTCGCTCGAGGCTGAAGCGCCGGCGACGCGTTTAACCATGGACCAGTCGGGCTACGATCTTCCGAACAAAGTGAGCCTGTACAAACGCGAGTGGGCAAACCCGGTTATTTCGCAAGGTAACACCGGTACCTGCTGGGACTTTTCAACCCTTTCGATGTACGAATCGGAAATCTTCCGCATGACCGGCAAAAAGGTGAAACTGTCGGAAATGTTCGTCGCCTATAACGAATACCTGGCCAAGGCGAAGCGTTTTATTGAGGAACGCGGCAATTCCCTGTTCGACGAAGGTTCGGAGGGAAACGCTGTCGCTCGCATTGCCCTAGCTTGCGGTTTGATGCCTGAGACTGAGTACACCGGGTTGATCAACGGCCGGAAATATCACGATCATAGCAAAATGATGGAAGAAATGAGCGCCTACCTGAACTCGTTGAAAACATCGAATGCATGGAACGAAAAGACCGCTCTTGAAACGATTGCTTCGATCATGAATCACTACATGGGCGTTCCTCCTACTTCTTTCGTGGTTGACGGAAAAGAATACACGCCAATGAGCTATATGAAAGATTACCTAAAACTGGATCCCAACGATTTTGTTGAAATCCTTTCATACAAGCAAAAACCTTACTGGCAAAAAGTTGAATATACCGTGCCGGATAATTGGTGGCACAATGCCGACTATTACAATGTTCCGCTGGACGTTTACATGGACATTGTGAAGAAAGCCATCCGCGAAGGCTACACCATGAGCATTGGCGGCGATGTATCTGAAGCCGGTTTTGCCCGCGATACACAGTGCGCCATGGTTCCCGATTTCGATATTCCATCGGCTTACATTAACGACGATTCACGTGCGTTCCGTTTCGATAACGAAACCACTACCGACGACCACGGTATGCATCTGGTTGGCTACCTCGAAAACTACAACAAGGATGGCAAAGACTGGTACCTGATTAAAGACTCAAGCTCGGGCTCGCGCAACAATGATCCCAGTGCAGCTGAGTTCGGTTACTATTTCTTTAGCGAAGACTATGTGAAGTTGAAAATGATGGGGTTCACCATTCACAAAGACGCTGTAAAAGATATACTGAAGAAATTCAAATAG
- a CDS encoding M13 family metallopeptidase produces MNYIKSLGFGLLAAALFSCGQGPDKEVSKAIDPANMDTTVSPGQDFDQYANGGWKKLNPLPDEKSRYGAFDVLGDESEKQIKELFAGIAAGTFADGTIEKKIADYYAAGMDTASIEAAGLSPLKPFIDQIDALHSKEDMQKLLAEWQSWGLNPLFGIYADADQKNSAMKVAYLYQAGLGMPNRDYYLNDDEHTLEIQQKYRAYIAGLLEQLGQDSVSAKKDAETIYTMENEMAEFSMSMLDQRDPYKVYNKMDLAQLSNLAPQYDWTAYFKTIGANDPGDFIVAQPEFMKNMAAMLTEKPLADWKQYLKYHTISDFAGVLPKTISDMSFEFYGKTLSGTPAQRPRWKRVQGSTNNALGEAVGELYVKEYFPPQAKERMLKLVKNLRKALASRIENLSWMSDTTKEKAVEKLDAITVKIGYPDKWKDYTALEITPDSYFQNVLSSSKFYFEDMISKINKPVDKTEWGMTPQTVNAYYNPSANEIVFPAAILQPPFFFMEADDAVNYGAIGVVIGHEMSHGFDDQGRQYDKVGNLNDWWQADDAERFTVKADLLANEYSQFTVLDTVKADGKLTLGENIADLGGLNISYTALHMALDGKEQAEIDGFTPDQRFFLAYAHLWAQNIRDEEKLRLTKVDVHSLGRYRVLGPLRNMPEFYAAFDVKPGDYMYLPEDERVVIW; encoded by the coding sequence ATGAATTACATTAAAAGTTTAGGTTTCGGCTTACTGGCTGCAGCACTCTTTTCGTGCGGCCAGGGACCCGATAAAGAAGTAAGTAAAGCGATCGATCCGGCAAACATGGATACAACTGTTTCGCCAGGACAAGATTTCGATCAATACGCCAATGGTGGCTGGAAAAAGCTCAATCCGTTACCCGACGAAAAAAGCCGCTACGGTGCTTTCGATGTGCTGGGCGACGAGTCTGAAAAACAGATCAAGGAGCTTTTCGCAGGAATTGCAGCGGGAACATTTGCCGACGGTACCATCGAGAAAAAAATCGCTGATTATTATGCTGCGGGAATGGATACGGCTTCGATTGAAGCAGCTGGCTTGAGTCCTTTGAAACCGTTCATCGATCAAATTGATGCGTTACATTCGAAAGAAGACATGCAAAAATTGTTAGCTGAATGGCAATCGTGGGGATTGAATCCGCTGTTTGGAATCTACGCCGATGCGGATCAGAAAAACTCGGCGATGAAAGTTGCCTACCTATACCAAGCGGGGCTGGGCATGCCCAACCGCGATTATTATTTGAATGATGATGAGCACACGTTGGAAATTCAACAAAAATACCGCGCCTACATTGCTGGTTTATTAGAGCAGTTGGGACAGGATTCTGTTTCGGCGAAAAAAGATGCGGAAACCATCTACACCATGGAAAATGAAATGGCCGAATTCTCCATGAGCATGCTGGACCAACGCGATCCGTATAAAGTTTACAACAAAATGGATCTGGCTCAGCTCAGCAATCTGGCTCCGCAATACGATTGGACTGCCTACTTTAAAACCATCGGGGCAAACGATCCGGGCGATTTCATTGTTGCTCAACCCGAGTTTATGAAGAACATGGCTGCGATGTTAACAGAAAAGCCGTTGGCGGATTGGAAACAATACCTGAAATACCACACCATCTCGGATTTTGCCGGTGTTCTGCCGAAAACAATTTCGGATATGAGTTTTGAATTCTATGGTAAAACCCTGAGTGGAACTCCGGCTCAGCGCCCTCGTTGGAAACGCGTGCAAGGATCGACCAACAACGCGTTGGGTGAAGCTGTGGGCGAACTGTACGTCAAAGAATACTTCCCGCCACAAGCCAAAGAGCGTATGCTGAAGTTGGTGAAAAACCTGCGCAAAGCTTTGGCCAGCCGCATTGAAAACCTGAGCTGGATGAGCGACACCACCAAAGAAAAAGCCGTTGAGAAACTAGACGCTATCACGGTAAAAATTGGCTATCCGGATAAATGGAAAGATTACACTGCGTTGGAAATCACACCCGATTCATATTTCCAAAACGTACTGAGTTCGAGTAAATTCTATTTCGAGGACATGATCAGCAAGATCAACAAACCGGTTGACAAAACAGAATGGGGTATGACACCACAAACAGTGAACGCCTACTACAATCCATCGGCAAACGAGATTGTATTCCCTGCTGCCATCCTGCAACCTCCTTTCTTCTTCATGGAAGCTGACGATGCTGTTAACTACGGCGCAATCGGTGTTGTTATCGGTCACGAGATGTCGCACGGCTTTGACGACCAGGGACGCCAATACGACAAAGTTGGTAACCTGAACGACTGGTGGCAGGCAGACGATGCTGAACGTTTTACCGTAAAAGCTGATTTGCTGGCTAACGAATACAGTCAATTTACAGTTCTGGACACGGTAAAAGCGGACGGTAAACTGACGCTGGGTGAAAACATTGCCGACCTGGGTGGTTTGAATATTTCGTACACCGCATTGCATATGGCATTGGACGGCAAAGAGCAAGCGGAAATTGACGGATTCACTCCTGATCAACGATTCTTCCTGGCTTATGCACACTTGTGGGCACAGAACATTCGCGACGAAGAGAAACTTCGTCTGACTAAAGTTGATGTACACTCGCTGGGACGCTACCGAGTTTTGGGCCCATTGCGCAACATGCCGGAGTTCTACGCTGCTTTCGATGTAAAACCGGGTGACTACATGTACTTGCCGGAAGACGAACGCGTGGTGATTTGGTAA
- a CDS encoding phospho-sugar mutase: MAANSDVLEMVISKAQTWLSDVYDETTRKEVQRMLDQEDKTELIDSFYKDLEFGTGGLRGIMGAGSNRMNIYTVGAATQGLSNYLKKEFAGQEIKVAIGHDCRNNSRLFAEKSADIFSSNGIKVYLFEDLRPTPELSFAIRELGCQSGIILTASHNPKEYNGYKAYWTDGSQIVGPHDKNIIGEVQNVKAEDIKFEKNADLIEILGEAMDQKFLEKVKTVSLAPEIVAKHKDLKIVYTPIHGTGVKLIPAALKAFGFENVIHVPEQDVVSGDFPTVISPNPEESAAMELAIKKAYEVDADVVMASDPDADRIGVVVKNDKGEYIIINGNQTALLFIYYIITCMKERNAFKGNEFVVKTIVSTEKIAEIAAKNGIEYYDVFTGFKYIAEVIRENEGVKKYIGGGEESFGFMPADFVRDKDAVSSCAMMAEIAAWAKDRGKTLYELLQDIYLEYGFSKEKMKYIVRPGKTGADEIKQMMVNFRSNPPKVLGGSKLKIVKDYADLSEKNLLTGEVTKINQKITSDVMQFFTEDGTKISVRPSGTEPKIKFYFEVAGELTSRADFDKVDAACEEKIESIMAELDL; this comes from the coding sequence ATGGCAGCAAACAGCGACGTTTTGGAAATGGTCATCAGTAAGGCTCAGACTTGGTTGAGCGATGTTTACGATGAAACTACAAGAAAAGAAGTTCAACGTATGTTGGATCAGGAAGATAAAACCGAACTGATCGACTCATTTTATAAGGATTTGGAATTTGGTACCGGAGGTTTGCGTGGTATCATGGGAGCCGGTTCAAACCGGATGAACATTTACACTGTTGGTGCAGCAACTCAAGGTTTGAGCAACTACCTGAAAAAAGAGTTTGCCGGACAAGAAATAAAAGTGGCTATTGGTCACGATTGCCGTAATAACAGTCGCTTGTTTGCGGAAAAAAGTGCTGACATCTTCTCATCAAATGGTATTAAAGTCTATCTGTTTGAGGATCTACGCCCAACACCGGAGCTTTCATTTGCGATCCGCGAATTGGGCTGCCAGAGCGGTATCATCCTGACTGCTTCGCACAACCCGAAAGAATACAACGGTTACAAGGCCTATTGGACTGACGGTTCTCAAATTGTTGGGCCACACGATAAAAACATCATCGGCGAGGTTCAGAATGTAAAAGCTGAAGACATCAAATTTGAGAAGAACGCAGACCTGATCGAAATCTTGGGTGAAGCGATGGATCAAAAATTCCTTGAAAAAGTGAAAACTGTTTCACTGGCTCCGGAGATTGTTGCCAAGCACAAAGACCTGAAAATCGTTTACACGCCGATTCACGGAACTGGTGTGAAGTTGATTCCTGCGGCTTTGAAAGCATTTGGTTTCGAAAACGTGATTCATGTGCCTGAGCAGGATGTGGTGAGCGGTGATTTTCCAACCGTGATCTCTCCAAACCCGGAAGAATCGGCTGCTATGGAACTGGCTATTAAAAAAGCTTACGAAGTGGACGCCGATGTGGTGATGGCTTCGGATCCGGATGCTGACCGTATTGGTGTGGTTGTTAAAAACGACAAAGGTGAATACATCATCATAAACGGTAACCAAACAGCCCTGCTGTTCATTTACTACATTATTACGTGTATGAAAGAGCGCAACGCGTTCAAAGGAAATGAGTTTGTGGTAAAAACCATCGTGAGTACCGAGAAGATTGCAGAAATCGCTGCGAAAAACGGCATTGAATATTACGACGTTTTCACTGGCTTCAAATATATCGCTGAAGTCATTCGCGAAAATGAAGGTGTGAAAAAATACATCGGTGGTGGTGAGGAAAGCTTTGGTTTCATGCCGGCAGACTTCGTTCGCGACAAAGACGCTGTTTCTTCCTGCGCCATGATGGCTGAAATTGCCGCCTGGGCAAAAGATCGCGGCAAGACCTTGTACGAATTGCTGCAGGATATTTACCTGGAATATGGTTTCTCGAAAGAGAAAATGAAATACATCGTGCGTCCCGGAAAAACAGGCGCCGACGAAATCAAACAAATGATGGTGAACTTCCGCAGTAACCCGCCAAAAGTGTTGGGAGGAAGCAAGCTGAAAATTGTGAAAGATTACGCTGATCTGAGCGAAAAGAACTTGCTGACTGGCGAGGTGACCAAGATCAACCAGAAAATTACTTCTGACGTGATGCAGTTTTTCACTGAAGATGGAACCAAAATTTCAGTTCGTCCGTCGGGAACAGAGCCGAAAATCAAATTCTATTTCGAAGTTGCCGGCGAGTTGACATCGCGCGCCGATTTCGATAAAGTTGACGCGGCTTGTGAAGAAAAAATCGAGTCTATTATGGCTGAATTGGATTTGTAA
- a CDS encoding ribonuclease Z: protein MPFQLTILGSSSAMPTSERYPTAQVLNVLGRFFLIDCGEGTQHQLRKNRINYSKINHIFISHLHGDHFFGLIGLISTLVLQGRRSELHIYAHSELQRYTKFQMEFLEMGEPGFPIIFHPLNFKKPQVILEDKKIKISSFPLKHRIACCGFRFDEQPKEANIIKEKIKAFDIPVREIKNIKAGADFQCGNGLTIPNSELVIPAPKPRSYAFCSDTAYNEAMIPEIAGVDLLYHEATFAEEETKIASETYHSTGVQAAQIAMAAQAKKLLIGHFSARYKDLSVILEQTKNVFPATEAAQDNSTYSID, encoded by the coding sequence ATGCCCTTTCAATTAACAATTCTGGGAAGTAGTTCAGCAATGCCTACTTCTGAAAGATACCCAACCGCTCAAGTGCTCAATGTACTTGGGCGGTTTTTTTTGATTGATTGCGGCGAAGGCACGCAACACCAGCTTCGCAAGAACCGCATCAACTACAGCAAAATCAATCATATTTTTATATCGCACCTGCACGGAGATCACTTCTTTGGGTTAATCGGGCTTATTTCCACCCTGGTGCTGCAAGGCCGCAGAAGCGAACTGCACATTTATGCCCATTCCGAGCTTCAACGCTACACCAAATTTCAGATGGAGTTCCTGGAGATGGGCGAACCGGGCTTTCCGATCATCTTTCACCCGCTCAACTTTAAAAAGCCGCAGGTTATTTTAGAGGACAAGAAGATAAAGATCTCGTCGTTCCCGTTAAAGCACCGAATTGCCTGCTGTGGCTTTCGTTTCGATGAACAGCCGAAAGAAGCCAATATTATCAAGGAAAAGATTAAAGCGTTCGACATTCCGGTTCGCGAAATTAAAAACATTAAGGCTGGCGCAGATTTTCAATGTGGAAACGGCTTAACCATTCCCAATTCCGAACTGGTCATTCCTGCTCCGAAGCCAAGGTCGTATGCTTTTTGCTCAGATACTGCTTACAACGAAGCCATGATCCCCGAAATAGCAGGTGTTGATTTGCTTTACCACGAAGCAACATTTGCCGAAGAAGAAACAAAGATTGCATCAGAGACTTATCACTCGACAGGTGTACAGGCTGCACAAATCGCCATGGCAGCTCAAGCCAAAAAACTTCTCATCGGTCACTTTTCGGCGCGATACAAAGACCTGTCGGTTATTTTGGAGCAAACGAAAAACGTTTTCCCGGCAACCGAAGCCGCTCAGGATAACTCCACCTATTCCATCGATTAA
- the rfbD gene encoding dTDP-4-dehydrorhamnose reductase, translating into MKVLITGANGQLGSEIKSKANNYSGLEFLFTDVNELDLSDFDAVMAYCQKEKPAYIVNCAAYTAVDVAETDTELAALINTKVPSFLGKVAKAINGKVIHISTDYVFDGLACTPYSEADLVDPDSVYGKTKLNGEIALVKEDPKAIIIRTSWLYSAYGKNFVKTMMKLGQERDELKVVCDQVGTPTYAADLADAILVIIEKSASDEAAWKAGIYHYSNEGVCSWYDFAKAIHEIGGIECNVHPIPTEEYPTPAKRPAYSVLNKSKIKRNFGITIPYWRDSLKVCMEKLQEK; encoded by the coding sequence ATGAAAGTATTGATTACCGGAGCTAACGGACAATTAGGATCTGAAATCAAATCCAAAGCGAACAATTATTCCGGTCTTGAATTTCTCTTCACAGATGTTAATGAGTTAGATCTGTCGGATTTCGATGCAGTTATGGCCTATTGCCAGAAAGAGAAACCAGCTTACATTGTCAATTGTGCCGCGTACACCGCGGTTGATGTTGCTGAAACAGACACAGAACTAGCCGCATTAATTAATACCAAAGTGCCTTCCTTCCTGGGGAAAGTTGCAAAAGCAATCAATGGCAAAGTCATTCATATCTCGACCGATTACGTTTTCGACGGCTTGGCTTGCACGCCTTATAGCGAAGCAGACCTGGTTGATCCGGATTCGGTTTATGGCAAAACAAAGTTGAACGGTGAAATTGCTTTGGTGAAAGAAGATCCAAAGGCAATTATCATTCGCACATCGTGGTTGTATTCGGCTTACGGTAAAAACTTTGTTAAAACCATGATGAAACTGGGGCAGGAGCGAGACGAACTGAAAGTTGTATGCGACCAGGTTGGAACTCCGACCTACGCTGCTGATTTAGCCGACGCGATTCTGGTAATCATTGAGAAAAGTGCCAGCGACGAAGCAGCCTGGAAAGCCGGAATTTACCACTATTCAAACGAGGGAGTTTGCAGCTGGTACGATTTTGCCAAAGCAATTCACGAAATAGGAGGCATTGAATGTAACGTACATCCCATTCCGACCGAAGAATATCCTACACCTGCGAAGCGCCCTGCTTACAGTGTGCTCAATAAATCGAAAATTAAGCGTAATTTCGGAATCACAATTCCCTACTGGCGCGACAGCCTGAAGGTTTGTATGGAAAAACTTCAGGAAAAATAG
- a CDS encoding alpha-L-fucosidase, translating to MNSKLLCLIGIILFLSFSLRAKETEDQKIDRMQWFEDAKLGIFIHWGIYAVNGIDESWSFFNNYISYDDYMKQLNGFTAQNYDPSYWADLIKSSGAQYAVITTKHHDGVALWDTHCSDLSISKQSPAGRDVITPFVKALRKDKLKVGLYYSLLDWSNPDYPNKTRTEKRYTDDPERWNRFVDFNFCQLEELSKNFKPDLYWFDGDWEQTAEAWKARELSDSLRSWNKNVILNSRIQGYGDYATPEQGLPVTRPNSRWWELCMTMNNSWGYQHNDHAYKTPNQIIRILVDCISMGGNLLLDIGPKADGTIPDEQVSILKELGRWTNKHKDAIYETQAGIPHEHFYGPTALNKDSDILYLYLPYKPNGPLMIKGLKNEINRIWVVGEGTKLNWQVVGKQYWSSVPGIVYIDVPDEVLDPQVTVIAVLLKGKVDLYREKGQVIESN from the coding sequence ATGAATAGCAAACTTCTTTGTCTGATTGGAATCATTCTATTCCTGTCATTTTCGTTGAGAGCAAAAGAAACAGAAGATCAAAAAATTGACCGAATGCAATGGTTCGAAGATGCCAAGCTGGGAATCTTTATCCATTGGGGAATTTACGCGGTCAATGGAATTGACGAAAGCTGGTCCTTCTTCAACAATTACATTTCGTACGACGATTACATGAAACAGCTCAATGGTTTCACGGCTCAAAATTACGATCCGTCTTATTGGGCCGACCTGATCAAATCGTCGGGTGCCCAGTATGCCGTCATAACCACCAAACACCACGACGGCGTCGCGCTTTGGGATACACATTGCTCAGACCTGAGCATCTCCAAGCAATCTCCCGCCGGGAGGGACGTCATTACTCCTTTCGTAAAAGCCTTGCGAAAAGACAAACTGAAAGTTGGTTTGTACTATTCCCTGCTTGACTGGTCCAACCCGGATTACCCTAACAAAACCCGAACAGAAAAGCGTTACACAGATGATCCCGAGCGCTGGAACCGATTTGTTGATTTCAACTTTTGCCAGTTGGAAGAATTGTCGAAGAATTTCAAGCCCGACCTATACTGGTTCGATGGCGACTGGGAGCAAACAGCCGAGGCATGGAAAGCCCGTGAGCTAAGCGACAGCCTACGAAGCTGGAACAAAAATGTGATTTTGAATTCACGCATCCAGGGTTATGGCGATTATGCAACTCCCGAACAGGGGCTTCCGGTTACCCGTCCGAATTCGCGCTGGTGGGAACTGTGCATGACTATGAATAATTCGTGGGGCTACCAACACAACGATCATGCTTATAAAACGCCCAACCAAATCATCCGTATCCTGGTCGACTGCATCAGCATGGGCGGCAATTTGTTGCTCGATATTGGGCCAAAAGCCGACGGCACCATCCCTGATGAACAGGTTTCAATTTTGAAAGAACTCGGCCGTTGGACCAACAAACACAAAGATGCCATTTACGAAACCCAGGCTGGCATTCCGCACGAACATTTTTACGGTCCGACAGCCCTCAATAAAGACAGCGACATTCTTTACCTCTACCTGCCTTACAAACCCAACGGTCCGTTGATGATTAAAGGACTGAAAAACGAAATCAACCGCATCTGGGTAGTGGGCGAAGGCACCAAATTGAACTGGCAGGTGGTCGGAAAGCAATACTGGAGCAGCGTGCCCGGCATTGTTTACATCGATGTTCCCGATGAAGTGCTCGACCCGCAGGTAACCGTCATTGCCGTTCTCCTGAAAGGAAAAGTCGATCTGTATCGGGAAAAAGGCCAGGTCATTGAGAGCAATTAG
- the rpsA gene encoding 30S ribosomal protein S1 produces MVENKENLEIKEEVAEVATAAVSNDEFDWDALESEDEGFAGQRGGKDFEKMYDNTLNTVQEKEVLEGTVISMNKREVVVDIGYKSDGIVSLNEFRYNPDLKVGDSVEVYIESLEDKKGQMILSHKKARAMRSWDRVNAALDNDEIIKGYIKCRTKGGMIVDVFGIEAFLPGSQIDVKPIRDYDVYVGKTMEFKVVKINQEFRNVVVSHKALIEAELEQQKKEIISKLEKGQVLEGTVKNITSYGVFIDLGGVDGLIHITDLSWGRITHPNEIVELDQKLNVVILDFDDDKKRIALGLKQLTPHPWDNLDAELKVGDSVKGKVVVMADYGAFVEIAPGVEGLIHVSEMSWSQHLRSAQDFLKVGDEIEAQILTLDREERKMSLGIKQLRQDPWQDIDTRFGVGSKHTATVRNFTNFGVFVEIEEGVDGLIHISDLSWTKKIKHPSEFTSIGADIEVVVLDIDKENRRLSLGHKQLEENPWDVFETIFSVDSIHEGTVVELFDKGATIALPYGVEGFATPRHLVKEDGSQAALEEKLDFKVIEFSKSAKRIILSHSRVFEDEKKSVETAEKKAAAKQTKKAVKTVKDNLEKTTLGDISELAALKSQMEAEENKEK; encoded by the coding sequence ATGGTAGAAAACAAAGAAAACCTTGAGATCAAGGAAGAAGTTGCAGAAGTAGCGACAGCTGCTGTTAGCAACGACGAGTTTGATTGGGATGCCCTGGAGTCGGAAGACGAAGGATTTGCCGGTCAACGCGGAGGTAAAGATTTTGAAAAAATGTACGACAACACACTGAACACAGTTCAGGAAAAAGAAGTGTTGGAAGGTACTGTAATCTCGATGAACAAACGTGAAGTAGTTGTTGACATCGGTTACAAATCAGACGGTATCGTTTCATTGAACGAATTCCGTTACAACCCTGACCTGAAAGTAGGCGACTCTGTAGAAGTATACATTGAAAGCCTGGAAGACAAAAAAGGTCAAATGATTCTGTCTCACAAAAAAGCTCGTGCAATGCGTTCTTGGGATCGTGTTAACGCTGCTTTGGACAACGACGAAATCATCAAAGGTTACATCAAGTGCCGCACTAAAGGTGGTATGATCGTAGATGTATTCGGAATCGAAGCTTTCTTACCTGGTTCTCAAATTGACGTGAAGCCAATTCGCGACTACGATGTTTACGTTGGTAAAACAATGGAATTCAAAGTAGTAAAAATCAATCAGGAATTCCGCAACGTAGTTGTATCACATAAAGCCTTGATTGAAGCAGAACTTGAACAACAGAAAAAAGAAATCATTTCTAAACTGGAAAAAGGACAAGTTCTTGAAGGTACAGTTAAAAACATCACTTCTTACGGTGTATTCATCGACTTGGGTGGCGTTGACGGCTTGATCCACATCACTGACTTAAGCTGGGGACGTATTACTCATCCGAATGAAATCGTTGAATTGGATCAAAAACTGAACGTTGTTATCCTTGACTTTGATGATGACAAAAAACGTATCGCTCTTGGTCTGAAACAATTGACTCCTCACCCATGGGATAACCTGGATGCTGAACTGAAAGTTGGTGACAGCGTGAAAGGTAAAGTTGTTGTTATGGCTGACTACGGTGCATTTGTTGAAATCGCTCCGGGCGTAGAAGGTTTGATCCACGTTTCAGAAATGAGCTGGTCACAACACCTGCGTTCTGCTCAGGACTTCTTGAAAGTAGGCGACGAAATCGAAGCTCAAATCCTGACTTTGGACCGCGAAGAACGCAAAATGTCACTGGGTATCAAACAACTTCGTCAAGACCCATGGCAAGACATCGACACTCGCTTCGGTGTTGGTTCAAAACACACTGCTACAGTTCGTAACTTCACTAACTTCGGTGTATTCGTAGAAATCGAAGAAGGTGTTGACGGTTTGATCCACATCTCTGACTTGAGCTGGACTAAGAAAATCAAACACCCATCTGAATTCACTTCAATCGGTGCTGATATCGAAGTTGTAGTTCTTGACATCGACAAAGAAAACCGTCGTTTGAGCTTAGGCCACAAACAATTGGAAGAAAACCCTTGGGATGTATTCGAAACAATCTTCTCAGTAGATTCTATCCATGAAGGTACTGTTGTTGAGTTGTTCGACAAAGGTGCTACAATCGCTCTTCCTTACGGTGTTGAAGGATTCGCAACTCCTCGTCACCTGGTAAAAGAAGACGGTTCACAAGCTGCTTTGGAAGAAAAACTGGACTTCAAAGTAATCGAGTTCTCTAAATCTGCAAAACGTATCATCCTGTCTCACTCTCGTGTATTCGAAGATGAGAAAAAATCGGTTGAAACAGCAGAGAAGAAAGCTGCGGCTAAGCAAACGAAAAAAGCAGTTAAAACTGTAAAAGACAACCTGGAGAAAACAACTTTGGGTGACATCAGCGAATTAGCTGCCTTGAAATCTCAGATGGAAGCTGAAGAAAACAAAGAAAAGTAA
- a CDS encoding STAS domain-containing protein: protein MEFQVINKADHSVIKVLSKKLDTNNAPDLKSELVVLGNENVKNIILDVSECAYVDSSGLSSILVANRLCEDAIGTFILCGLQPDVEHLIRLSMLHTVLLITKTVEAAEELLVEKENL from the coding sequence ATGGAATTTCAAGTAATAAACAAAGCGGATCATTCAGTAATTAAAGTACTGAGCAAGAAACTGGATACGAATAACGCACCGGATCTGAAATCAGAATTGGTTGTGTTAGGTAACGAAAATGTAAAAAACATCATCCTTGATGTTAGCGAGTGTGCCTATGTAGACTCGTCGGGCTTAAGCTCGATTTTGGTTGCCAATCGTCTCTGCGAAGATGCTATCGGAACTTTTATTCTTTGTGGTTTGCAACCTGATGTGGAACATCTCATCCGCCTGTCAATGCTTCACACTGTTCTGCTGATTACAAAAACAGTAGAAGCAGCGGAAGAATTGCTGGTCGAAAAAGAAAACTTGTAA